In one window of Arachis ipaensis cultivar K30076 chromosome B06, Araip1.1, whole genome shotgun sequence DNA:
- the LOC107646519 gene encoding uncharacterized protein LOC107646519, which yields MEGVANLRVYYNGEVITNTHEGVTFVCECPLSFAIPCTMSFVELQNGLCNNIQSLILKRVSNLLYRSPVQVFGGLIQFQIMPITDDVSMQQMLYIYQQTRSHVPMIELYVEFEQQSGMNWEKDNNDNEKEFEANYEVNDEIDDGDLAGNPAVQDEANVIVSQHPFGVSSFMRTLDLEAMHALEFPEYANTGEGNVAAEDGEFSVGMRFGSRDSVISAIKSYTISRGVDYIVYKSEPQTFYAKCMGYGAGWDWLIRASLIRKKACWEIRRYNGKHTCTMGTISQDHAKLDSNTIADAIKPLVEADPSIKVKSIIAEVQGRFNYTVSYRKAWLAKQKAVAKIFDD from the exons tgacttttgtttgtgaatgtccgtTGTCATTTGCCATTCCATGTACCATGAGTTTTGTCGAGTTGCAAAATGGTCTTTGTAATAACATTCAAAGCCTCATTTTGAAAAGGGTGAGCAATCTTTTATACAGAAGTCCTGTGCAAGTATTTGGTGGGCTaatacagtttcaaataatgcCCATCACTGACGATGTCAGTATGCAGCAGATGTTGtatatttatcaacaaacccgaTCTCATGTGCCAATGATAGAGCtgtacgttgagtttgaacaGCAGTCGGGGATGA ATTGGGAAAAAGATAATAATGACAACGAAAAGGAATTCGAAGCTAACTATGAAGTCAATGACGAAATCGATGATGGAGACTTGGCAGGCAATCCGGCGGTGCAAGATGAAGCGAATGTCATTGTAAGCCAACACCCGTTTGGTGTTTCGTCTTTTATGCGGACTCTAGATCTCGAAGCGATGCATGCCCTGGAGTTTCCTGAGTATGCGAATACGG GTGAAGGCAACGTTGCGGCGGAAGATGGCGAGTTTAGTGTCGGAATGAGATTTGGTTCGAGAGATTCGgtgatatctgcaatcaaaagctacaccatctctagaggagttgattacaTTGTGTATAAGTCTGAGCCGCAGACATTCTATGCGAAATGCATGGGGTATGGTGCAGGGTGGGACTGGCTTATCCGAGCTAGCTTGATTCGAAAAAAAGCTTGTTGGGAGATCAGGAGATACAATGGCAAGCACACATGCACCATGGGCacgatttcacaagatcatgccaagttggactcAAACACAATTGCAGATGCCATTAAGCCGTTGGTCGAAGCAGACCCCTCGATAAAGGTGAAGTCTATTATTGCAGAAGTTCAAGGCAGGTTCAACTACACTGTGAGTTACcgcaaggcttggttggcaaagcagaaagctgtCGCAAAAATTTTCGATGATTAG